From Micromonospora rifamycinica, a single genomic window includes:
- a CDS encoding low temperature requirement protein A: MGNPGWSRGVRPGAPGSRTTRLELFYDLVFVFAFFNVTALTSQEPTGSNLLRCLLVLGLLWWCWTGFAGLGNAVRADQGWVPVVGFLTGTATFLLALSMPGAFVDEPGGLNGPLVFAGCYFLVRASQLAVFGVLARGDPTRWRQWIRLALLPVAATGLLVVSASLPGRIAGDGAATALQLTLWAAALLLEYVVGVRVGGTYWTVLSAGHWAERHALMVLIALGESIIALGVGPKFVTGLPLTWPVVIAAVLGIAVASVLWWAYFDTLALALEQALHRSRDPASRARLARDVYTYLHLPIVAGVIFFALGLKDLLVEVADPDTPRWGESLGGYWILVLYGGVGLYLLSLVACGLRAVRVLRWPPVVAVLALGALAPVGARVSEVGALALLALVCVALVVVETRGQGRRRHRVRQLALQEQEAAEVEQSRWRHEHL, translated from the coding sequence GCGTCCGGCCCGGTGCGCCCGGCTCCCGGACCACCCGCCTGGAACTCTTCTACGACCTGGTCTTCGTCTTCGCCTTCTTCAACGTCACCGCGTTGACCTCGCAGGAGCCGACCGGCAGCAACCTGCTGCGCTGTCTGCTGGTGCTGGGGCTGCTGTGGTGGTGCTGGACCGGGTTCGCGGGCCTCGGCAACGCCGTCCGGGCCGACCAGGGGTGGGTGCCGGTGGTCGGCTTCCTCACCGGCACCGCCACCTTCCTGCTGGCGCTGAGCATGCCGGGGGCGTTCGTCGACGAGCCCGGCGGGCTGAACGGCCCGCTGGTCTTCGCCGGCTGCTACTTCCTGGTCCGGGCCTCCCAGCTGGCCGTCTTCGGCGTGCTGGCCCGCGGCGACCCGACCCGGTGGCGGCAGTGGATCCGGCTGGCGTTGCTGCCGGTGGCCGCCACCGGGCTGCTGGTCGTCTCCGCGTCGCTGCCGGGGAGGATCGCCGGGGACGGTGCCGCGACCGCCCTGCAACTCACCCTCTGGGCGGCGGCCCTGCTGCTGGAGTACGTGGTCGGGGTACGGGTGGGCGGGACCTACTGGACGGTGCTCTCCGCCGGGCACTGGGCGGAACGGCACGCACTGATGGTGCTGATCGCGCTCGGCGAGTCGATCATCGCGCTCGGGGTAGGCCCGAAGTTCGTCACCGGTCTGCCGTTGACCTGGCCGGTGGTGATCGCCGCTGTGCTCGGCATCGCCGTGGCGTCGGTGCTGTGGTGGGCCTACTTCGACACCCTGGCGCTCGCCCTGGAGCAGGCGCTGCACCGCAGCCGCGACCCGGCGTCGCGGGCCCGGCTGGCCCGGGACGTCTACACCTACCTGCACCTGCCGATCGTCGCCGGGGTGATCTTCTTCGCGCTCGGGCTCAAGGACCTGCTGGTCGAGGTGGCCGATCCGGACACCCCGCGCTGGGGGGAGTCGCTCGGCGGCTACTGGATCCTGGTGCTCTACGGCGGGGTGGGCCTCTACCTGCTCAGTCTCGTCGCCTGCGGGCTGCGGGCGGTCCGGGTGCTGCGCTGGCCGCCGGTGGTGGCGGTGCTGGCGCTGGGCGCGCTCGCCCCGGTGGGTGCCCGGGTGTCCGAGGTGGGCGCGTTGGCGCTGTTGGCGCTGGTCTGCGTCGCCTTGGTCGTGGTGGAGACCCGGGGGCAGGGCCGCCGTCGCCACCGGGTGCGGCAGTTGGCCCTCCAGGAGCAGGAGGCGGCCGAGGTCGAGCAGAGCCGGTGGCGGCACGAACACCTGTGA